A DNA window from Augochlora pura isolate Apur16 chromosome 9, APUR_v2.2.1, whole genome shotgun sequence contains the following coding sequences:
- the Pins gene encoding G-protein-signaling modulator pins yields MSLSASAENLSTEGQNSERWNMCLELALEGERLCKAGDCKSGVAFFQAAIQAGTHDLKILSAIYSQLGNAYFYLGDYVKAMQYHRLDLTLARNMGDKLGEAKSSGNLGNTLKVMGKFDEATICCKRHLEISREIGDKLSEGRALYNLGNVYHAKGKQAGRIGHQDPGEFSEEVRQCLEQAVQYYEENLELMKELEDSAAQGRACGNLGNTFYLLGDFKQAIYYHNERLKIAKEFGDKAAERRANSNLGNSHIFLGEFEKAAQHYKRTLDLAQDLQDREVEAQACYSLGNTYTLLKDYSTAIEYHLWHLEIAQQLKDRVGEGRACWSLGNAYAAMGNHEKALHYANLHLNISKELEDPMGQATAQMNVDDLQKILGLEKGQQENNKENIAQKLSTNTGSNVNISSPCRYRLRRQSMDNLDLIKLTPDAKLKEQAESQIDKSNNVTPQFTQKEEDSFFDLLSRFQSGRMDDQRCTLNTNRNQKFRPITPEVSDSDDKDGEDLFELIAGMQSKRMDEQRVTLPYLPGLNTNHDADDSFIEMLVRCQSSRLEDQRSPLPASSTVQDAEEDHSQRANGTQAGSTVPEEDLFALIQRLQAGRMEDQRASGPRKLY; encoded by the exons ATGTCTTTAAGTGCAAGTGCGGAAAACTTATCAACCGAAGGGCAA AACAGTGAAAGGTGGAATATGTGCCTTGAATTGGCACTAGAGGGTGAGCGCCTTTGTAAGGCTGGGGACTGCAAGTCTGGAGTGGCATTTTTTCAAGCTGCGATACAAGCAGGCACACAtgatttaaagatattaagtGCAATTTATAGTCAACTGGGAAATGCTTACTTTTACCTAGGAGATTATGTAAAAGCAATGCAATATCATAGACTGGATTTGACACTCGCACGTAATATGGGAGACAAGCTTGGGGAAGCTAAATCTAGTGGAAATTTGGGAAATACATTGAAAGTGATGGGAAAATTTGATGAGGCTACTATCTGTTGTAAAAGGCACTTGGAGATTTCTAGAGAAATCGGAGACAAGTTGAGTGAAGGCAGAGCACTGTACAACTTGGGAAATGTTTACCATGCTAAAGGAAAGCAAGCTGGTAGGATAGGCCATCAGGATCCTGGAGAATTCTCTGAGGAAGTCAGACAGTGCCTAGAGCAAGCTGTTCAGtactatgaagaaaatttagAGCTGATGAAGGAGTTGGAAGATTCTGCTGCTCAAGGTAGAGCTTGTGGAAATCTAGGAAACACCTTCTACCTGTTAGGTGATTTTAAACAAGCAATTTATTACCACAATGAGAGACTCAAGATAGCCAAGGAATTTGGAGATAAAGCTGCCGAGAGGAGGGCAAACAGCAACTTAGGAAATTCACACATATTCCTCGGTGAATTTGAGAAGGCTGCACAGCATTATAAAAGGACTTTAGATCTGGCGCAAGACTTGCAAGACAGAGAAGTGGAAGCACAAGCTTGCTACTCATTAGGAAACACATATACTCTCCTTAAGGACTATTCAACTGCAATAGAGTATCATTTGTGGCATCTTGAAATAGCTCAACAACTTAAAGATAGGGTGGGTGAGGGACGTGCTTGTTGGTCTTTGGGCAATGCTTATGCAGCAATGGGAAATCATGAGAAGGCATTACATTATGCTAATCTTCATTTGAACATCTCTAAAGAACTAGAAGATCCAATGGGTCAAGCTACAGCACAAATGAATGTCGATGATCTACAAAAAATTTTGGGCTTAGAGAAAGGACAACaagaaaataacaaagaaaacatTGCACAGAAACTTTCAACCAATACTGGGTCAAATGTTAATATATCTTCACCTTGTAGGTATAGACTTAGAAGGCAAAGTATGGATAACTTAGATCTCATTaag CTAACACCTGATGCAAAGTTAAAGGAGCAAGCTGAGTCGCAAATAGACAAAAGTAACAATGTTACTCCACAATTTACTCAAAAGGAAGAAGACAGTTTCTTTGATCTTCTGTCTCGTTTCCAATCTGGGAGAATGGATGACCAACGCTGTACTTTGAACACAAACCGAAATCAGAAATTTAGACCGATCACGCCGGAAGTATCTGATTCAGATGATAA GGATGGAGAGGATTTATTTGAGTTAATTGCGGGTATGCAAAGTAAAAGAATGGACGAGCAACGGGTAACGTTACCTTATTTGCCCGGTTTAAACACTAACCACGATGCGGATGATTCCTTTATTGAAATGCTTGTTAGGTGCCAG aGTTCGCGTTTAGAGGATCAACGAAGTCCTCTACCCGCTTCTTCAACAGTGCAAGACGCCGAAGAAGATCACAGCCAAAGAGCCAATGGAACTCAAGCAGGTTCCACGGTTCCCGAGGAAGACCTTTTTGCTTTAATTCAAAGACTTCAGGCTGGACGAATGGAAGATCAAAGGGCCTCAGGGCCTCGCAAGTTGTATTAG